gtttgtttgtgttggagaGGCAAAAATATGTGCcggtctgtttgttttctgaatcCCTGCAAGGTTCATCTGGGTTCAGCACAGATCCCAGCAGGGGTGCTAGACACAACAGGCTGCTGTCTTCAAATGAAAAGAGGAACTTAAGTGAGCTCAGGAAAAACAAACCAGAGAGGGTTAGGGCCACTTTTGAACGGCTGATGGAAGCGCCTAGCAACATCTCCTGAGGAAAAACAAGCAGTGTCCTTCAAAAGTATGACCGCTTATGAGTTAAACCTGTTTAATCCGTGATGAATGAATTAAACGTGTCCTAGTTCAGTACTGCAGCATGATTTAAAACTGATTTCAGACTAGAGAAGCCACATGACATCACACCCTGTTGAACGAGAGAAATTGCAACCATGCTGAGGCTTTTAATAGTTATTCGGGACAAGAGAGAACTAAATGGATCACATGTTGGTTAGCGCCGGTTACCTGACTGcatttaaatatcattattttagCGTAAATGAAGATGAGTGAGgcattgatttgtgtttcttctgtcGTATATTTGTCTGAACGACCAAAGTGAACTCCATGAACCCTTCCTTTAAAGGCTCCCATTGTGAGGTTGAAAGGTTCAACTGCACAGAGACGTATCAGCACTGGATTGACAGCTGGTGGTTGATACAATAAAAGGTAATGTTGAGACTCAACACCACAGcaatcagaaatgtgtttgattggccccggccgtggtgcaactggctggggcacctgcaccgtacgccggcaacccgggttcgattcccgacccgtggtcctttccggatcccaccccgactctctctcccactttcctgtcactctccactgtcctatccgattaaaggcaaaaagcacccaaaaaatatcttcaaaaaaaaaggaaatgtgtttgactTAAATGAGAGCGATATGAATCATCAGGCTTTCAAGTGTTGATTGTTACCTTGTGTTTTCCAGCAGGTGGCAGCCAAGGACTACATTTCCATTTAGATTAGTGCAAACAGggattacaaaaaaaatcccGAGTTTCGTGATTTAGAGATTTGGTTTCCTTGCAGTTTTATGATTTCAGGTTACTCAGTGACTACTCACTGCTCTTCTACATGCTCCCTCTTACTACCCTTTGTGTACAGCTTTAAACCTTGACATTTGAAAACAGTGAAATGTATcctattattttaatatatataaatgctataacataattaaaaagaaacaagatgTCAATGTGTTCCCTGAATTTCTGCAGTCATCCTGCAATAACGCCTGGTGACGGATAGATGAGAGTTTGAGTTGCTTATTCAATGTAAAACAAGAGCATCAAATAAGAATATGTCTCACAACAGTTACTATCTTGTTCACTGGTTATTTTTACTCAAAAAAGTTGAATGGAACAACTGAGGGACACTCACATGAGAGCTTGAATGCGATCAATAACGAGTCTCAGAAAAGTTTTTTaggatgaaaatataaaactcaCATGTTCTCTTTATTTGCTGTATATAGATAGATGAACACCACTGGAGATTTggataaaagcacacacaaaaaaagctcATGTATGTAGAATCTCAACACGTGTGAAGATGAAAAACTAAAACGGAAAAGATGTCAGATTACAAATAGATAAAAAACTATCCAAATTCTATACGGTTCTCTAGATGTAAATAGTCACGTGTGTTGAAGTCTGTGCCACATACCAACTGCCTGGAGTTGCTAATAATAACCTCTGTTTTCTGTACACAGGGtattttgtacaaaatattaaatctaCCATTTAATAgttataacataaaataaaagtacattatATGTACAATATCAGAAGCCATTCAGTATGAGACGTATACTAAAGGACACTTCATTCTTTTGAAAGAAGACAAAGCTTATGTGACATGAAGAGAGCTCCAAAGAAGCCAATATTAAAGCCATTTCAAGAAGAACGACAGTCACCAGTGAGCGTAACAAACCCAGACAACCAACAGACAGAGGATGTACATCACCGAAGGGATGAGATCACTTTCATTACAATCCTCTGTGGGGCAGAGGGGGTGAGGTAAGAAGCCTTTGGTGAATGTGTTTCTTCCAGACAAACAGagggaacagaaaaaaaacgtgACTGCAGTATTATTTACAATTTGCACATTCAGTTGAAACACTGACTGAGAGGTTCTGCAGgcaaaggaaggagaaaaaacacaacaagaagAAATTGCAAGCATCCAGAAGCAGATTCAATAGAATATCAAGCTCTACTTGGTAGTAGGTTTCTActggagaagggggggggggggtccaggCAGACGGGGTCAAACAACGATACAAATCAAAAGCGGAATGGGACAGAAAAGATTTCCTCTCCTGTGGAGGCTAGCTCTTATCCACCCCACACACCACGACAGACAGCATCACGGATTcttttctagtttttttttttttcttctttcaagtTTTATCAGGAAGTGCTTCATCGCTCGGTAGTTTGGGGCGACCACTCTTGCTTCTGCTCTCTCGCTTTTAACTACGAAATCCACTTTGTAGCTTCGACAAGGCAGCAGCTGGAGGTGTGCCACGTACGGACTTGAACGaaaactttttttgttaatgaTCTGGCATTTCTTTGTTCATGCTACTACTCGATTCTCATTGGAGCAAATATCCCCTTAGACTATAAAAGGCACTGTGAAAAGAAAGGCTCATGTTCAAAGCAAACACACCTCATCTCAAAGCAGTCTAATCTCTAAcaagtgttttataaataaaaagggtcTTGCTTGAGAAGAGTAGAAAAAGCGATCGCTATCGGCACAGTCCCTGTTGACGtctcaaacacacagcagcatagAGTCAGTCCCAGAACAGCATCTCTCTGACCTCTCGTAAGCCCAACATGAAAGACAGCGACTTGTACTGAATGCTTAATGGCCGGGTTGAACACACTCCTACCATGGCTGGACGTGAGCGAGcaaccaaaaataaatcccacaaTCCCCTCTCATGTAACTGTGTTCGGGCTGGACCCGTCCCAAGAGCCAATCAAATAGATCCAAACACGTAACAACAAACTGTCTGATCATTGTCTGAGCCGCACACTGCAAACCGGCGTCAACTTATTGCCTACACAATTAAAAACTGATTGTTTTTTCTAGGAGAAGTTGGCACCAGACTATGCTTTTACAATAGCACAAAGATCTGTTCGATGAAAGCATAACGTAGACCTGTCGGGTCAGCGCTGTGTGGAGTTGTGTCGTAACGCTTTTAATCCGGACACACACTGTACTAGATGTCCCTGTCCTGATTAACAGAACAATCAATGAGTCTTCACAGCagatggggggaaaaaagcaagcTCCAAACAGAGCAGTTGTACTGATAGGAAGTGTTTTTTACTCCCTAATATACTATGTGAaggagaaaatcaaatataaacagCTTTCTAAACTGTCTACTTAAAATGAGAATAGCTTATGttaaatatatagaaatgaCTGCTCTCATCCACCgatgatttttgttttaaaaaccaaacaaggCTCATGGTATTTGAACAAGCACCTGACGTCTATAGAGAAGAGGCTAGAAGAGACCACGGCTCACGCACAGAACAGAACACCTGAGAGAGATGACCAGGAGGGGGCAGCGCGGGAccctgaaaaacagaaagagctgaggagaaaaacacaggagataACACTACAGTATTTTGGGGTGAAGTTCAAGAGCCACAATGCACTTTGTGGTCATTTACAACACTACAGCATCACAGATGTTTCTGCTGGACAAGGGGAAGAGCGAACAAGGCTAGTTGGACGTGCCGCTTTAGACATTTTTCTGCGTCAGGTGGAGCTGCTCAGTTCTGTGTTGTGATGGGCTGAGATACCAGAGTTGGGACGTTGTGCTGGCCCCTGGGGGCCTGTGGTTCctctgctgcggctgctgctgctgctggttcatGGTGGATCCGGGGTGGTCTCTTAGTGGCCGTCGTGCGGCGTTATCATCTCGTCGGCTCTCCGGTGCATCTCCAAGGCTGTAACGGTGCAGATGTCCCTGGGCAGTTCAGATTTCCTCCTCATCAACGGGCGCTCTCTACGCTGATCTTTTTGGATCTGGATACACATGGAGACGGGGAGGGAGAGTAACATTCAGCGATAACACACACTCCAGCATTTCAACAATTCACTGCTTCTCAGGAGgcaaaggtaaataaaaagtcTGACATTTATATCTGTGCTTTTCTTGTGCCTGAAGTTCCATCCCAAAAAAAAGCCCTGCCCTCAAACACTCAACAAGCACAAAGAGAAGTCTTTCCCGTCAGATTCAGTCTGATAAATTAACCACTCAAATACTCGCAGTTTGTTCCCCATGCTACTTGGAAGTGCAAAGTATACTCTAGTGAGCAGGCATATGGAGAATAGAGGTGGTAGGTATTAGATctattaaaactgttttgtGGTTAAGaatttcatttagatttttttatctGGCGGACATGCTGTTCCAATACAAACCACTAAATCCAAAGTTGgatgtaaattatttttatattacctCAGTTGTGAAagtcaattattattattattgtcccATAACAATTTGACTGCACCAATAAGCAATGTAAGGCCAAACAACACAGGTATATTCACTGCTTCTCTTCTCTATAGTCTATTCCTCACCTGTaatgcctcctcctccaccgtTTTCTTTAGCAGGTTGACATCGTCTAGCAGCGGCCCGTCTGTCTCCATGTCTATCGGACCATCGCAGCCTATCGAGTCCACGAACGGCAAAAACTGTTCAGGGAGAGAAGCAGGAAAGGTGAAACGGCTTCTTGATAAACTTCAAGAAATGTTAACTCATTTCAGAGAACGCATTGACCTTTtgtcttctgtttgtttttggccaTGCCGTTGCACGGGGCATACTAACACCTCATCAGTAAGAGATCTGCAgtattgatttaattaaaaggtTAAAATCTCGCCGCTCACCTGTGGGTTTGACTTTGCAAGGTTCTCGATCTTCAGCCACGCTTCGTCCCTCTCTTTCCATTTGGCTTTCTCTctgtgacaaaacaaaagcaatgttAGAATTGGACAGATATGGGCATCAGCCATCTAATTAGACCATATGAGCTGTAGCTGTAAGTCAGATGTGATGTCTCCCTTGGGACTTACTTGCTTTTCTCTGCCCTGAACTGCTGGGTGCAGTCATCAAACAGCTTCTGGTTCATCTCCATGAAGAGTTTAAGAGCATTGTAGATGAGCCCGTGGATCGTCCTGCGGAGGGACAAAAAGTACAACAAGTTGCTTTGATTGAATTACTTTCcaatcaaccaaaaaaaaaaaaaaaaacagcatcacgCCAAGAAACACAGAGACCGACACAATGGAAAGCTCAAGTAGGGTCTCACTTGTTCCAGTGGGTCTTGGAGTTGCGGTAGAGCGATGGGAACATGATAGGCAGGATCTTGGCAGCGTTGTCGCTGATCAGGCTCATGATGTACTCATTGTTCCAGTAGTACAGAGCCCGTTCTGCCACCTAAGAACACAGGAGTTAAGAAGAGCTAGAAATCCAAGTAACAAATAATCTAAAAATGTGTACTGGGATGGATAAATGTCAGACCTGGAAGTGTGGGCTGGACACACACTTGGCCAGCTGTCGGAAGAGCGGCTCCATGACTTTGACGAACTCCGACGGCTCGATGACATCCAAGATCTCCTCCAGCTCGTTCAGGAACATCACCTCTTTTGGACTGTGCGTCTTTGGCCAGTACTTCAACAACGCCATTACGGTCTGCGtacagagaagaaggagaagaagaagaattaaTGGATGGCTGGTCTATCAAATGAATCAGCTGTTGATGAAGTACTACAGGAGCTAGCATTGAAATTAATAAGAGAggcattttttaaagacataaagCACAGATAGCAACCTTGTGTGTACgtcactttgtttgttttccaggaaGAAGGATCTTCTTATTAACTAAAATCAAATTACGTGTTTTCATATCCCTTGTATTGAATTCACACACGCTAAGCAAGGTAATGGCTTACATCTTTTCTCTCTTCCGTCCCTTTATTTTATGtccaaaaaacattcaattcCATTTCCTGTTCTCTTTAATaagattttgaaaataatacaGCACCTGACATCACATTGCAGCTAAGCTAATAAGGAAATATCAAAGGTTTGACAATAGAGTCATAGGTTTCACTCAAGCAATTGACTGATGCAAATCAACAATATTATTCCAGTAACAACATTACTAAATCCCATCTTACCGGTTCCGTGAGGGTGCTGTCCTTCTCTAAGAACTGTACAACACAGTAGGCCAGCTGAGGGAGAGAAACAACATCATGTCAGTACTTAGAAAAGGGCGGGAATGTGAAGAGTGTTATTATAAAGTTTTGGCAGAGAACTACGCGGTTACCTGTGGGT
The sequence above is drawn from the Eleginops maclovinus isolate JMC-PN-2008 ecotype Puerto Natales chromosome 15, JC_Emac_rtc_rv5, whole genome shotgun sequence genome and encodes:
- the LOC134876770 gene encoding serine/threonine-protein phosphatase 2A 56 kDa regulatory subunit gamma isoform-like isoform X3, encoding MLACTRTNGGMVLDAPSSNGPYQPVALMHFRDVPPAEQEKLFIQKLRQCCVLFDFVSDPLSDLKWKEVKRAAISEMVEYITHNRNVITEPIYPEVVHMFAVNMFRTLPPSSNPTGAEFDPEEDEPTLEAAWPHLQLVYEFFLRFLESPDFQPNIAKKYIDQKFVMQLLDLFDSEDPRERDFLKTTLHRIYGKFLGLRAYIRKHINNIFYRFIYETEHHNGIAELLEILGSIINGFALPLKEEHKIFLLKVLLPLHKVKSLSVYHPQLAYCVVQFLEKDSTLTEPTVMALLKYWPKTHSPKEVMFLNELEEILDVIEPSEFVKVMEPLFRQLAKCVSSPHFQVAERALYYWNNEYIMSLISDNAAKILPIMFPSLYRNSKTHWNKTIHGLIYNALKLFMEMNQKLFDDCTQQFRAEKSKEKAKWKERDEAWLKIENLAKSNPQFLPFVDSIGCDGPIDMETDGPLLDDVNLLKKTVEEEALQIQKDQRRERPLMRRKSELPRDICTVTALEMHRRADEMITPHDGH